In Rahnella sikkimica, the following are encoded in one genomic region:
- a CDS encoding ABC transporter substrate-binding protein, with the protein MSPSQTLNTLKNKVALACCLGALTTFSLSAGAATTAPEAGTFKMGIEPWLGYGQWHVAQSQGIFKQQGLEKVDIINFAEDKDINAALASGQIDGANIATHTAMAMVSAGLPVKVVLLLDQSETADALLVGKDIATLKDLKGKQVAFEEGTTSDILLHSAVNSAGLKWSDITPVPMPADSAGSALIAKRVTAAVTYEPYISAARKQDPSLKMLYSGSSDPGLIGDVLVVRDSVLKEKPGQIAALIKSWDAALTHYQANTAADRALIAKAVGATPADLESAFDGVKYYSLAENKQVISHSFSDQTFAHVLKAATAAGLIPKPVTAAQVIDASFVNNLP; encoded by the coding sequence ATGTCACCTTCTCAGACCTTAAATACCTTAAAAAACAAAGTCGCGCTGGCCTGTTGCCTTGGCGCACTTACCACGTTCAGCCTGAGTGCTGGCGCGGCAACGACAGCGCCGGAAGCCGGGACCTTCAAAATGGGTATCGAACCCTGGCTGGGCTACGGTCAGTGGCACGTCGCACAAAGTCAGGGCATTTTTAAACAGCAGGGGCTGGAAAAGGTCGACATCATTAACTTCGCCGAAGATAAAGACATCAACGCCGCGTTAGCCAGCGGACAGATTGACGGCGCGAACATCGCCACGCACACCGCGATGGCGATGGTTTCCGCCGGATTGCCGGTGAAAGTCGTCTTGTTGCTCGATCAGAGCGAAACCGCCGACGCCCTGCTGGTCGGCAAGGATATCGCCACGCTGAAAGACCTGAAAGGCAAACAGGTGGCGTTTGAAGAAGGCACCACCAGCGACATTCTGTTGCACAGCGCCGTCAATTCGGCCGGGCTGAAATGGAGTGATATCACGCCGGTGCCGATGCCTGCCGATTCCGCAGGCAGCGCGCTGATTGCCAAACGCGTCACCGCCGCCGTGACTTACGAGCCGTACATTTCTGCCGCCAGAAAACAGGATCCGTCGCTGAAAATGCTCTACAGCGGTTCTTCCGATCCGGGCCTGATCGGCGACGTTCTGGTGGTTCGCGATTCCGTATTGAAAGAAAAACCGGGCCAGATTGCCGCGCTGATTAAAAGCTGGGACGCCGCCCTGACCCATTATCAGGCCAACACCGCCGCCGACCGCGCCCTGATCGCCAAAGCCGTGGGTGCCACACCCGCGGATTTAGAATCGGCGTTTGACGGCGTGAAATATTATTCACTGGCCGAAAACAAACAGGTGATCAGCCATTCGTTCTCCGACCAGACGTTTGCGCATGTGCTGAAAGCCGCCACCGCCGCCGGGCTAATCCCAAAACCGGTCACCGCCGCGCAGGTGATTGACGCCAGCTTTGTGAACAACCTGCCATGA
- a CDS encoding iron-containing alcohol dehydrogenase family protein, with the protein MQAQNIIFPAQILRGPGVISQLGDICALLGKRALVIGGHQALMAVGDKIRHQLEGCAVELVGSEWFGGESSESNITRLAKAVKDKKADIVIGVGGGKSLDTCKAVGVETNVPVVTIPTIAATCAAVTPLTIRYHDDGHFRDLFPLPQAPAAVIIDSDILAAAPLRWLAAGLGDTLAKWYEFRAISSHHGPLSGVARSSSANSRICYDLIESYGPAACDAVRAGKPNAELDQVLDAIFMFAGLTSLMSSGAHAAASHAIYEGFTVCDKTREFGHGLLVGFGNLCLLALENRSDEELMEAIRLAHACAVPLRLSEIADLNAEELDSIVEASLHAPDMANMPGPVTAGGLYEAISRVEAMADLI; encoded by the coding sequence ATGCAGGCACAGAACATCATCTTCCCGGCGCAAATTCTGCGCGGCCCCGGTGTTATTTCTCAGCTTGGCGATATTTGTGCGTTGCTGGGCAAACGCGCGCTGGTGATTGGCGGGCATCAGGCCCTGATGGCGGTGGGCGATAAAATTCGTCATCAGCTGGAAGGCTGTGCGGTGGAACTGGTGGGCAGCGAATGGTTTGGCGGTGAAAGCAGCGAAAGCAATATCACGCGTCTGGCGAAAGCGGTGAAAGACAAAAAGGCCGATATCGTGATTGGCGTGGGTGGCGGGAAATCTCTCGACACCTGCAAGGCCGTCGGGGTGGAAACCAATGTGCCGGTGGTGACGATTCCCACCATTGCGGCGACCTGCGCCGCCGTGACGCCGCTGACTATCCGTTATCACGATGACGGGCATTTCCGTGATTTATTCCCGCTGCCGCAGGCACCGGCGGCAGTGATTATCGACAGTGACATTCTGGCTGCCGCGCCGTTGCGCTGGCTGGCTGCGGGGCTGGGCGACACGCTGGCAAAATGGTACGAATTCCGCGCCATCAGCAGCCATCACGGCCCGTTAAGCGGCGTGGCACGATCGTCGAGCGCTAACAGCCGGATTTGTTATGACCTGATCGAATCTTACGGCCCGGCCGCCTGTGACGCGGTGCGCGCCGGTAAACCGAACGCCGAACTGGATCAGGTACTGGACGCCATTTTCATGTTTGCCGGTCTGACCTCGCTGATGAGCAGCGGGGCCCATGCCGCCGCATCCCACGCGATATATGAAGGCTTCACCGTTTGCGATAAAACGCGTGAATTCGGCCACGGTTTGCTGGTCGGTTTCGGTAATCTCTGCCTGCTGGCGCTGGAAAACCGCAGCGACGAAGAGCTGATGGAAGCCATCAGACTCGCCCACGCCTGCGCCGTGCCGCTGCGTCTGAGTGAAATCGCCGATCTGAACGCCGAAGAACTCGACAGCATCGTGGAGGCCTCGCTGCACGCACCGGATATGGCGAATATGCCGGGGCCTGTGACGGCAGGGGGATTGTATGAGGCGATTTCGCGGGTAGAGGCAATGGCGGATCTGATTTGA
- the add gene encoding adenosine deaminase: MIDTRLPLTDIHRHLDGNIRAQTILDLGRQFNLTLPASELEALRPHVQVMHAEPDLVSFLQKLDWGVKVLGDLDACRRIAKENVEDAAKAGLHYTELRFSPYYMAMNHKLPVAGVVEAVIEGIREGQKNHDIDVRLIGILSRTFGEDACLQELEGLLAHRDGITALDLAGDELGFPGSLFLSHFNRARDAGWRITVHAGEAAGPESIWQAIRELGAERIGHGVKAAQDPALMDFLAKHQIGIESCLTSNIQTSTVSSFEQHPLATFLRHGVLASINTDDPAVQGIEIANEYNVAAPAAGLTQNEIRKAQENGLTMAFLTSAEKQAIRDKVSA, encoded by the coding sequence ATGATCGACACACGCCTTCCCCTGACCGACATTCACCGCCACCTTGATGGCAACATCCGCGCTCAAACCATTCTCGATTTAGGCCGCCAGTTTAACCTGACGCTGCCCGCCAGTGAACTTGAAGCCCTGCGCCCGCATGTGCAGGTCATGCATGCGGAACCCGATCTGGTGAGCTTTTTGCAAAAACTGGACTGGGGCGTCAAAGTGCTGGGCGATCTCGACGCCTGCCGCCGTATTGCGAAAGAAAACGTCGAAGACGCGGCCAAAGCCGGTCTGCATTACACCGAGCTGCGTTTCTCCCCGTACTACATGGCGATGAACCACAAACTGCCGGTCGCAGGCGTGGTGGAAGCCGTGATTGAAGGCATCCGTGAAGGCCAGAAAAATCACGATATCGACGTGCGTCTGATTGGTATTCTGAGCCGTACTTTCGGTGAAGATGCATGTCTGCAAGAGCTGGAAGGTTTGCTGGCGCACCGCGACGGCATTACCGCGCTGGATCTGGCGGGTGATGAACTCGGTTTCCCCGGCAGTCTGTTCCTCAGCCACTTTAACCGTGCGCGCGACGCAGGCTGGCGTATTACCGTTCACGCCGGAGAAGCCGCAGGCCCGGAAAGCATCTGGCAGGCAATTCGTGAACTGGGCGCAGAGCGTATCGGCCACGGCGTGAAAGCCGCGCAAGACCCGGCGCTGATGGATTTCCTGGCGAAGCACCAGATTGGGATTGAATCGTGCCTGACGTCGAATATTCAGACCAGTACCGTGTCCTCGTTTGAGCAACATCCGCTGGCGACCTTCCTGCGCCACGGCGTTCTGGCGTCGATCAATACCGACGATCCGGCCGTTCAGGGCATCGAAATCGCCAACGAATACAACGTTGCCGCACCAGCCGCCGGTCTGACTCAGAATGAAATCCGCAAAGCGCAGGAAAATGGCCTGACGATGGCCTTCCTGACCAGCGCAGAAAAACAGGCGATTCGCGACAAAGTGTCTGCGTAA
- a CDS encoding ABC transporter permease gives MSSRRKPLNLMVIGRLPSRKLFVGIAVALFVVLFLAWGLATRSGAIPPIFLPKLTDVWLKMVSLAQDGTLWSDVKSSLYRISIAFAISSVMSIVIGVLAGCYGLFKALTEPLVDFIRYMPVVAFVPLTILWTGTDDVQKFLIIWIGTFFQQVLMVIDAVKRVPVDFVGLGRTLGMPDRKILFRIVLPGALPGIWDALRISLGWAWTWLVLAELVASTSGLGYRIVVSQRFFQTDTIIGYILLLGILGLISDQIMRAAERVLFRYNKRRA, from the coding sequence ATGAGTTCGCGCCGTAAACCGCTCAATCTGATGGTGATTGGTCGCCTGCCGTCGCGCAAATTGTTCGTCGGCATCGCCGTGGCGCTGTTCGTTGTCCTGTTTCTGGCGTGGGGTCTGGCGACCCGCAGCGGCGCCATTCCGCCGATTTTCCTGCCAAAACTCACCGATGTGTGGCTGAAAATGGTGTCACTGGCGCAGGACGGCACGCTGTGGAGTGACGTCAAAAGCAGCCTCTACCGCATCAGTATTGCCTTCGCCATTTCCTCGGTGATGTCGATTGTGATTGGCGTGCTGGCAGGCTGTTACGGTTTATTCAAAGCCCTGACCGAACCGCTGGTGGATTTCATTCGCTATATGCCGGTGGTGGCGTTCGTGCCGCTGACCATTTTGTGGACCGGTACCGACGACGTGCAGAAATTCCTGATCATCTGGATCGGCACCTTCTTCCAGCAGGTGTTAATGGTGATCGACGCCGTGAAACGCGTACCGGTGGATTTCGTCGGTTTAGGCCGCACGCTGGGTATGCCGGATCGCAAAATCCTCTTCCGCATCGTTTTACCGGGCGCGCTGCCGGGCATCTGGGACGCACTGCGCATCAGCCTCGGCTGGGCGTGGACGTGGCTGGTGCTGGCCGAACTGGTGGCCTCCACCTCCGGGCTGGGTTACCGCATCGTCGTGTCCCAGCGCTTCTTCCAGACCGACACAATCATCGGTTACATCCTGCTGCTGGGGATTTTGGGGTTAATCAGCGACCAGATTATGCGTGCCGCCGAGCGCGTACTGTTCCGCTACAACAAGAGGCGTGCGTGA
- the hisD gene encoding histidinol dehydrogenase, translating to MSAPFHAVTFHDLSDSTDLPPALFQRTEADLSFFIERVAPIIEAVRTEGDAALQRFARDFDAVTAPEMSIMAEDSEFATAFERLDPQVIEAIRFSVENIRAFHEAQKPEDMWMKEIRPGAFAGDRHVPIDSVACYVPRGKGSFPSVFLMTTIPAVVAGVKRAIVITPPGPDGKVDDATLVAARLVGITEVYKCGGAQGVAAVAFGTETVPKCLKIVGPGSPWVVAAKRQLSNLIDPGIPAGPSESLILADDSVDGALAALDLIIESEHGPDSSAYLVTNSRRVAEEAIAALPGYWAQIGEKRAGFSQAVLCGTHGGVVLTPDFDTAVEFVNQYAPEHLEILAEEPMAVMGKIRNAGEILLGNYTPITLGNFVLGPNAVLPTNGAAKTVGPLSVFDYMKRISIGYVTREGYAPLAEKAHAFALYEGFPGHALAVSAVRTEILNKKGQ from the coding sequence ATGTCTGCACCTTTTCACGCTGTGACGTTTCATGACCTGAGCGATTCGACCGACCTGCCACCGGCGTTATTCCAGCGCACCGAAGCGGATTTATCCTTTTTCATCGAGCGTGTGGCACCGATTATCGAGGCCGTGCGCACCGAAGGCGACGCCGCCCTGCAACGCTTTGCCCGCGATTTCGACGCGGTCACTGCGCCGGAAATGAGCATCATGGCGGAAGATTCCGAGTTCGCCACGGCGTTTGAACGCCTTGACCCGCAGGTGATCGAAGCCATCCGTTTCTCGGTGGAAAACATCCGCGCATTCCACGAAGCGCAGAAACCCGAAGACATGTGGATGAAAGAAATCCGCCCCGGCGCATTTGCCGGTGACCGCCACGTGCCGATCGACTCCGTCGCCTGCTACGTGCCGCGCGGCAAAGGCTCGTTCCCCAGCGTCTTTCTGATGACCACGATCCCGGCGGTGGTGGCTGGCGTCAAACGCGCCATTGTCATCACTCCGCCGGGGCCGGACGGCAAAGTGGACGACGCCACGCTGGTCGCTGCAAGGCTGGTGGGCATCACCGAAGTCTATAAATGCGGCGGCGCACAGGGCGTGGCGGCCGTGGCATTCGGCACCGAAACCGTGCCGAAATGCCTGAAAATCGTCGGGCCGGGCAGCCCCTGGGTTGTGGCGGCAAAACGCCAGTTATCAAACCTTATCGATCCGGGCATTCCCGCCGGACCCAGCGAAAGCTTAATTCTGGCCGATGACAGCGTGGACGGCGCGCTGGCGGCCTTAGACCTGATCATCGAATCCGAACACGGGCCGGACTCCTCGGCGTATCTGGTGACAAACAGCCGCCGCGTGGCCGAAGAAGCCATTGCCGCCTTGCCCGGCTACTGGGCGCAAATCGGCGAAAAGCGCGCCGGTTTCTCGCAGGCCGTTTTATGCGGTACGCACGGCGGCGTGGTGCTGACGCCCGATTTCGACACTGCCGTTGAGTTTGTCAACCAGTACGCGCCGGAACATCTGGAAATCCTTGCCGAAGAACCGATGGCAGTGATGGGCAAAATCCGCAATGCCGGAGAAATCCTGCTCGGCAACTACACGCCGATCACATTGGGGAATTTTGTACTCGGCCCGAACGCCGTCCTGCCGACCAACGGTGCGGCGAAAACCGTCGGCCCGCTGTCCGTTTTCGATTACATGAAACGCATTTCTATCGGCTACGTGACCCGCGAAGGCTACGCGCCGCTGGCTGAAAAAGCCCACGCGTTCGCGCTGTACGAAGGCTTCCCCGGCCACGCGCTGGCGGTATCGGCAGTACGCACTGAGATCCTCAACAAAAAAGGCCAATAA
- a CDS encoding bile acid:sodium symporter family protein: protein MSWLKIDKFLLILICVVVVASFFPCEGIYKTIFQHLTTAAIALLFFMHGAKLSREAIMAGIGHWRLHVVVFLSTFALFPLLGLGMKWLVPVGILTPTLYYGFLYLCALPATVQSAIAYTSVAGGNIPAAICSASASSILGVFLSPVLVGLLMHTQGGTSDTLHAIGSIVLQLMVPFIIGHLCRPLIGGWVQRHKKIVNITDRSSILLVVYVAFSAAVVEGIWHQIDGWSLLAVLGCSIVLLTIVLIINTFVARLFGFNTKDEITIVFCGSKKSLANGIPMANVLFPAAAVGAMVLPLMIFHQIQLMVCAVLASRYAKRVAREEAAKLAVKEEIKSA from the coding sequence ATGTCCTGGTTAAAAATCGATAAATTTTTGCTGATTCTCATTTGTGTGGTTGTCGTGGCGTCGTTTTTCCCTTGTGAAGGGATCTATAAAACGATTTTCCAACATCTGACCACCGCTGCCATCGCGCTGCTGTTCTTTATGCACGGCGCGAAGCTCTCGCGTGAGGCGATTATGGCGGGGATCGGCCACTGGCGTTTGCATGTTGTGGTTTTCCTCAGCACGTTTGCGCTGTTTCCGCTGCTGGGGCTGGGCATGAAATGGCTGGTGCCGGTCGGCATTCTGACACCGACGCTGTATTACGGTTTTCTGTATCTGTGCGCGCTGCCAGCCACTGTGCAGTCGGCGATTGCCTATACGTCGGTGGCGGGCGGGAATATCCCGGCGGCGATTTGCAGTGCTTCGGCGTCCAGTATTCTCGGCGTGTTTTTATCGCCGGTGCTGGTTGGTTTGCTGATGCATACGCAGGGCGGCACCAGCGATACGCTGCACGCGATTGGCTCGATTGTTTTACAGCTGATGGTGCCGTTTATTATCGGGCATTTGTGCCGTCCGCTGATTGGTGGCTGGGTGCAGCGTCACAAGAAAATCGTGAATATCACTGACCGTTCGTCGATTCTTCTGGTGGTATACGTGGCATTCAGCGCAGCGGTCGTGGAAGGCATCTGGCATCAGATTGACGGCTGGTCACTGCTGGCGGTGCTGGGGTGTTCGATTGTGCTGCTGACCATTGTGCTGATCATCAATACGTTTGTGGCGCGGCTGTTTGGCTTCAATACCAAAGACGAAATCACCATTGTTTTCTGTGGCTCGAAGAAGAGTCTGGCGAACGGTATTCCGATGGCGAACGTGCTGTTCCCGGCGGCGGCGGTGGGCGCGATGGTGCTGCCACTGATGATTTTCCATCAGATCCAGCTGATGGTGTGCGCGGTTCTGGCGTCGCGTTACGCGAAACGTGTTGCACGTGAAGAGGCCGCTAAACTGGCGGTGAAAGAAGAAATCAAATCGGCATAA
- a CDS encoding SDR family NAD(P)-dependent oxidoreductase, with translation MSTAFSLQQFSLQGKRVLITGSSRGIGKALALGMAKAGASVIVSGRDNVTINAVCGEIRQSGAEAFPLVLDVTQPATFAAAFASLPAPPDVLVNNAGTEHLCPSMDVDEALWDTILTTNLKGAFFCAQAAARLMAENGGGSILNLCSLTSQVGVPGAAAYGASKSAMAGLTRTLATEWAAKNIRVNGIGPGYFKTDLTAEFYENADWCQQMQGKIPLGRFGELDDLTGAAVFLSSEAARYITGQVLYVDGGI, from the coding sequence ATGAGCACGGCCTTTTCCCTGCAACAGTTCTCTCTGCAAGGCAAACGGGTGCTGATCACCGGCAGCTCGCGCGGCATCGGTAAAGCGCTGGCGCTCGGCATGGCAAAAGCCGGTGCCAGCGTGATTGTCAGCGGGCGTGACAACGTCACGATAAATGCCGTCTGCGGGGAAATCCGTCAGTCTGGCGCGGAGGCTTTTCCGCTGGTGCTCGACGTCACGCAACCCGCCACCTTCGCCGCCGCGTTTGCCTCACTGCCCGCACCGCCGGACGTGCTGGTCAACAACGCCGGAACCGAACACCTTTGCCCGTCGATGGACGTTGACGAAGCGCTCTGGGACACCATTCTCACCACCAACCTTAAAGGCGCATTTTTCTGCGCACAGGCCGCGGCACGGCTGATGGCCGAAAACGGCGGCGGCAGCATCCTCAACCTCTGCTCGCTCACCAGCCAGGTCGGCGTACCGGGTGCCGCCGCTTACGGCGCGTCGAAATCCGCCATGGCCGGTCTGACCCGCACACTGGCCACGGAATGGGCCGCAAAAAACATTCGCGTTAACGGCATCGGCCCGGGATATTTTAAAACCGACCTGACGGCCGAGTTTTACGAAAACGCCGACTGGTGCCAGCAAATGCAGGGGAAAATCCCGCTCGGGCGTTTCGGAGAACTCGACGACCTGACAGGCGCGGCAGTGTTTTTAAGCAGCGAAGCGGCGCGGTATATCACCGGACAGGTGTTATACGTGGATGGGGGTATTTAG
- a CDS encoding oxidoreductase, giving the protein MSQTLRVGLIGYGFASKTFHSPLIDGTPGLELAVVSSSDAAKVHADWPNVTVVDSPEKLLADPSIDLVVIPTPNTTHFPLAKLALEAGKHVVVDKPFTVTLEEARELDALAREKGKVLSVFHNRRWDSDFQTVKALIEEGSLGEIVYFESHYDRYKPQVLQRWRESDAQGSGIWYDLGSHLLDQALQLFGTPDSLQADLAVLRPGGKAVDYFNAVMTYPRRRVVLHSTVYAVAETARFIVQGETGSYVKFGLDPQEDRLKAGERLPQEDWGYDKRDGVITLSHDGMLAEKSLQTLPGNYPAYYAGVRDAINGDGENPVPASDAIRVMEMIELGMQSSEQQATLKVKK; this is encoded by the coding sequence ATGTCACAGACTCTCCGCGTTGGCCTGATCGGTTATGGCTTCGCCAGCAAAACGTTCCACTCACCTTTGATTGATGGTACGCCGGGCCTTGAGCTGGCGGTGGTGTCGAGCAGTGACGCCGCAAAAGTCCATGCCGACTGGCCAAATGTCACCGTGGTTGATTCCCCTGAGAAACTGCTCGCCGATCCGTCCATCGATCTGGTGGTGATCCCGACGCCAAACACCACGCATTTCCCGCTGGCGAAGCTGGCTCTGGAAGCCGGTAAACACGTTGTTGTCGATAAACCGTTCACCGTGACGCTCGAAGAAGCCCGCGAGCTGGACGCGCTGGCGCGTGAAAAAGGCAAAGTGCTTTCTGTGTTCCACAACCGTCGCTGGGATTCTGATTTCCAGACCGTGAAGGCGCTGATCGAAGAAGGTTCACTGGGCGAGATCGTGTATTTCGAATCCCATTACGATCGCTACAAACCGCAGGTGCTCCAGCGCTGGCGTGAAAGCGATGCGCAGGGCAGCGGCATCTGGTACGACTTAGGTTCACATCTGCTGGATCAGGCGCTGCAATTGTTTGGTACGCCGGATTCGTTGCAGGCTGACCTGGCCGTGCTGCGTCCGGGCGGTAAAGCGGTGGATTATTTCAATGCCGTGATGACCTATCCGCGCCGCCGCGTGGTGTTGCACAGCACTGTGTACGCCGTGGCCGAAACGGCCCGCTTTATCGTGCAGGGCGAAACCGGCAGCTATGTGAAATTTGGTCTGGATCCGCAGGAAGATCGTCTGAAAGCGGGCGAACGTCTGCCGCAGGAAGACTGGGGATACGACAAACGTGACGGCGTGATCACGCTGAGCCACGACGGTATGCTGGCTGAGAAATCGCTGCAGACCCTTCCGGGGAACTATCCTGCCTATTACGCCGGTGTGCGCGATGCGATTAATGGCGACGGCGAAAATCCGGTTCCGGCATCAGACGCTATCCGCGTAATGGAAATGATTGAGCTGGGCATGCAATCTTCAGAACAACAGGCGACGCTGAAAGTAAAAAAATAA
- a CDS encoding MalY/PatB family protein: MSSASFDFSTVVDRHGTWCTQWDYVADRFGRDDLLPFTISDMDFATAPCILDALQKRLQHGVLGYSRWHHDDFLGAVEHWYQQRFNSPIDRDWVVYGPSVIYMVAQLIRQWSQPGDGVVTFTPAYDAFFKVVDGNQRNLLACPLIKQGNDWSLDAENLESLLAQPDCSLLLLCSPHNPTGKVWTREELTLIAALCERHSVRVISDEIHMDMVWGVNPHTPWNEVARGEWALLTSGSKSFNIPALTGAYGFISHKTPRDAYLHQLKACDGLSSPAVLAVHAHVAAYHAGEPWLDALRDYLQANLHYVAEQLNAAFPQLNWQPPQSTYLAWIDLRALNIDDKLLQKTLIEQQKVAIMPGYTYGTEGEGFLRLNVGCPRSKVEAGVQALIRAINTLL; the protein is encoded by the coding sequence ATGTCCTCAGCTTCTTTTGATTTCTCCACCGTCGTTGACCGTCACGGAACCTGGTGTACGCAGTGGGATTACGTCGCCGACCGTTTTGGCCGCGATGATTTACTGCCGTTTACCATTTCGGATATGGATTTCGCCACCGCACCGTGCATTCTGGACGCGCTGCAAAAACGCCTGCAACACGGCGTGCTCGGTTACAGCCGCTGGCATCATGACGATTTTCTCGGTGCCGTTGAACACTGGTATCAGCAGCGATTTAACAGCCCGATCGACCGCGACTGGGTGGTGTATGGCCCGTCGGTGATTTACATGGTCGCGCAGCTTATCCGCCAGTGGAGCCAGCCGGGTGACGGCGTGGTGACGTTTACGCCGGCCTACGACGCGTTCTTTAAAGTGGTTGATGGCAATCAGCGCAACCTGCTGGCCTGCCCGCTGATTAAACAGGGCAACGACTGGTCGCTGGATGCCGAAAATCTGGAAAGCCTGCTGGCGCAACCGGACTGTTCACTGCTGTTGCTGTGCAGCCCGCACAATCCGACCGGCAAGGTCTGGACGCGCGAAGAACTGACGCTGATTGCAGCACTTTGCGAGCGCCACAGCGTGCGGGTGATCAGCGATGAGATCCACATGGATATGGTCTGGGGCGTGAACCCGCATACGCCGTGGAACGAGGTGGCGCGCGGTGAATGGGCGCTGCTGACGTCCGGCTCGAAAAGCTTCAACATTCCTGCGCTGACCGGCGCGTACGGCTTTATCAGCCATAAAACGCCGCGTGACGCGTATCTGCATCAGCTGAAGGCCTGCGACGGTTTATCTTCTCCGGCGGTGCTGGCAGTACATGCGCACGTTGCGGCGTATCACGCAGGCGAACCATGGCTGGATGCATTGCGCGACTACTTGCAGGCGAATCTGCATTATGTGGCGGAACAGCTCAACGCTGCGTTCCCGCAGCTGAACTGGCAACCGCCGCAGTCAACGTATCTTGCCTGGATTGATTTGCGAGCGCTAAACATCGACGACAAACTGCTGCAAAAAACGCTGATCGAACAGCAAAAAGTCGCGATCATGCCGGGCTACACCTACGGCACGGAAGGCGAAGGTTTCCTGCGTCTGAACGTCGGATGCCCGCGTTCAAAAGTAGAAGCCGGCGTTCAGGCGTTAATTCGCGCGATTAATACCCTGCTGTAA
- a CDS encoding ABC transporter ATP-binding protein, giving the protein MSVLTISHLHKSFQVGKQTREVLHDISLTLADNEFVSIVGMSGCGKSTLLSIAAGLEDYDSGDVQVDGQTIRGAGIDRGVVFQSYTLLPWLTARQNIEFALKAAGFSRAECREKADQHLELVQLTAFADAWPSELSGGMKQRVAIARALSYRPKILLMDEPFGALDAMTRHQMQELLTGIWEQHRLTVMFVTHDIEEAVYLSDRIVVMGPGTIQATFDVPLPRPRREELTASPEFTDLQRQVLHTIRSGHTRAALA; this is encoded by the coding sequence ATGTCGGTTTTAACCATTTCTCATTTACACAAAAGTTTTCAGGTCGGTAAACAGACGCGCGAAGTTCTGCACGACATCAGCCTGACGCTGGCGGACAACGAATTTGTTTCGATCGTCGGCATGTCGGGCTGCGGCAAAAGCACCCTGCTGTCGATTGCTGCCGGGCTTGAGGATTACGACAGCGGCGACGTGCAGGTTGACGGGCAAACCATCCGCGGTGCGGGCATCGACCGTGGCGTGGTGTTTCAGTCCTATACGTTATTACCCTGGCTGACGGCGCGGCAGAACATCGAATTTGCGCTCAAAGCCGCCGGGTTCAGCCGGGCGGAATGCCGCGAAAAAGCCGATCAGCATCTCGAACTGGTTCAGCTGACGGCGTTTGCCGACGCCTGGCCGTCCGAGCTTTCCGGTGGCATGAAACAACGCGTGGCGATTGCGCGCGCATTGTCCTATCGCCCGAAAATATTGCTGATGGACGAACCTTTCGGCGCGCTCGACGCCATGACGCGTCACCAGATGCAGGAACTGCTGACCGGTATCTGGGAGCAACACCGGCTGACGGTGATGTTCGTCACCCACGACATTGAAGAAGCGGTGTATCTTTCCGACCGCATCGTGGTGATGGGACCGGGCACGATTCAGGCAACGTTTGATGTGCCGTTGCCGCGTCCGCGCCGCGAAGAGCTGACCGCCAGCCCTGAATTCACTGACCTGCAACGTCAGGTTCTCCACACTATCCGCAGCGGCCATACCCGCGCCGCGCTGGCCTGA